Proteins encoded by one window of Ignavibacteriota bacterium:
- the fusA gene encoding elongation factor G — translation MGAFTPDAIRNIAFVGHGGSGKTSLSEFLLYTAGEINRIGTIAEGNTTSDFNQNEIERQISIAASALHFIWKNTKINLLDAPGYSDFIGAVKASLHVVDTAIVVLKGMEGVEVGTESAWEYIQKLELPAAVMVNKLDNEHSNFERTVQIAKDRLSHDITVVSFPANEGVNFNSIIDIIKMKKLTFGDAKSKKVTEEEIPANFKEKAEKLREELLEKVAESTEELMNKFFEEGTLSDEDFSKGLKSAIISRSLIPLFAVSSEKGVGLSDFTDFVVEFLPAPCDRKPVHAKKVDSDKTVEIKCDPNGEPALLVFKSLSEAHVGELSVFKVYSGKLSPGLDLFNEERNKPERLGQLFILNGHNRTEVNELLAGDIGAVVKLKDTHTNNTLCSKELGIILPHIEFPSPVIRGAVIPKAKGDEDKISSGLHTVHEEDPTLQVKFDPELSQTIISGQGELQLNLATKLLKDRYKVEVDLVEPRIPYRETVRGVCESSEYKHKKQSGGRGQFGHVFLKVEPLPQGGGFEFVDAIVGGVIPGRFIPGVEKGIREILDKGILTGSKVVDVKVTLFDGNFHNVDSDEVSFKIAGSQAFKKGFLAANPVILEPIYDLMIKVPEEFMGDVMGDISSRRGKIIGMDSEGPFQIIKAKVPLADLYKYSTQLRSLTSGRGIHSREFSHYEPVPKDVEAKIIEEYNKSKQEE, via the coding sequence TTGGGTGCTTTTACTCCTGATGCAATTAGAAATATTGCATTCGTTGGTCATGGCGGAAGCGGAAAAACTTCCCTATCAGAATTTTTACTTTATACTGCCGGTGAAATTAACAGAATTGGTACAATTGCTGAGGGTAACACAACATCAGATTTTAATCAAAATGAAATTGAAAGACAAATTTCCATAGCCGCTTCTGCATTACATTTTATTTGGAAAAACACAAAAATTAATTTATTAGATGCTCCTGGTTATTCGGATTTTATTGGAGCTGTAAAAGCAAGTCTGCACGTCGTTGATACCGCAATCGTTGTTTTAAAAGGAATGGAAGGTGTTGAAGTTGGAACTGAATCAGCATGGGAATATATTCAAAAATTGGAATTGCCTGCTGCTGTAATGGTTAACAAATTGGATAATGAACATTCAAACTTTGAAAGAACTGTTCAAATAGCCAAAGACAGATTAAGTCACGATATTACGGTGGTTAGCTTTCCGGCAAATGAAGGAGTTAATTTCAATTCAATAATTGACATAATTAAAATGAAGAAATTAACGTTCGGTGATGCAAAATCTAAAAAAGTAACCGAAGAAGAAATACCCGCAAATTTTAAAGAAAAAGCCGAAAAATTAAGAGAAGAATTATTAGAAAAAGTTGCAGAATCAACCGAAGAATTGATGAATAAATTTTTTGAAGAAGGTACTTTAAGTGATGAAGATTTTTCAAAAGGTTTAAAGAGTGCAATTATTTCAAGAAGTTTAATCCCATTATTTGCGGTTTCATCTGAAAAAGGAGTTGGACTTTCTGACTTTACTGATTTTGTAGTTGAATTTTTACCTGCTCCATGTGATAGAAAACCTGTTCACGCTAAAAAAGTAGATTCAGATAAAACAGTTGAAATTAAGTGTGATCCTAATGGAGAACCTGCCTTATTGGTTTTTAAATCTCTTTCTGAAGCTCATGTTGGTGAACTTTCGGTATTTAAAGTTTACTCCGGAAAATTATCTCCTGGTTTGGACCTTTTTAATGAAGAAAGAAATAAACCGGAAAGATTAGGACAGCTTTTTATTTTAAATGGACACAATAGAACGGAAGTAAACGAATTGCTCGCCGGAGATATTGGCGCCGTTGTAAAATTAAAAGATACACACACAAATAATACTTTATGCAGCAAAGAATTGGGAATAATTCTTCCTCATATTGAATTTCCTTCACCTGTAATACGCGGCGCGGTAATTCCAAAAGCAAAAGGTGACGAAGATAAAATTTCATCCGGTCTGCATACAGTACATGAAGAAGATCCTACATTGCAGGTTAAATTTGATCCCGAATTATCACAGACTATTATTTCCGGTCAAGGAGAACTGCAGTTAAATCTTGCAACAAAACTTTTAAAGGATAGATACAAAGTTGAAGTTGACCTTGTAGAACCAAGAATTCCTTACAGAGAAACTGTACGCGGAGTTTGTGAAAGCTCAGAATATAAACATAAAAAACAATCAGGCGGAAGAGGGCAGTTCGGTCACGTATTCCTTAAAGTTGAACCTTTACCTCAAGGCGGCGGATTTGAATTTGTAGACGCAATTGTTGGCGGTGTTATTCCTGGAAGATTTATTCCTGGTGTTGAAAAAGGAATTAGAGAAATATTGGATAAAGGAATTTTAACAGGCAGTAAGGTTGTTGATGTTAAAGTAACTTTATTTGATGGTAATTTCCATAACGTAGATTCAGATGAAGTTTCGTTTAAAATTGCAGGATCCCAAGCGTTCAAAAAGGGATTTTTGGCGGCAAATCCCGTTATTCTTGAACCGATTTACGATTTGATGATTAAAGTACCTGAAGAATTTATGGGCGATGTTATGGGCGATATTTCAAGTAGAAGAGGAAAAATAATAGGTATGGATTCTGAAGGTCCTTTCCAAATAATTAAGGCTAAAGTTCCTTTAGCTGATCTGTACAAATATTCTACCCAATTAAGAAGTTTGACTTCAGGCAGAGGCATTCACAGTAGGGAATTTTCTCATTATGAACCTGTTCCGAAAGATGTTGAAGCAAAAATTATTGAAGAATATAATAAATCTAAACAAGAAGAATAG
- a CDS encoding HIT domain-containing protein → MEKLWSPWRSNYINSFKNAKDDDGCVFCGVENHNLESDDCLLVHKGKLCFVMLNLYPYNNGHLMIIPYRHLSDYTELTEEELKEITYLNKISIISLRNLISPQGFNFGANIGKAAGAGIHTHLHFHLVPRWNGDTNFMPVLGEVKIISQDLLELKNNLIKEFKKKL, encoded by the coding sequence TTGGAAAAATTGTGGTCGCCTTGGCGTTCAAATTATATTAACTCTTTTAAAAATGCTAAAGATGATGACGGCTGTGTTTTTTGCGGAGTTGAAAATCATAATTTGGAAAGTGATGACTGCTTACTCGTTCATAAAGGAAAATTGTGCTTTGTTATGCTGAATCTTTATCCGTATAACAACGGTCACTTAATGATAATCCCCTACAGACATTTGTCTGATTATACCGAACTTACAGAAGAAGAACTAAAAGAAATTACCTATCTGAATAAAATTTCAATAATTTCTCTAAGAAATTTAATTTCACCCCAGGGTTTTAATTTTGGTGCAAATATTGGGAAAGCCGCCGGCGCGGGAATTCATACACATCTACATTTTCATCTTGTGCCTAGGTGGAATGGAGATACTAATTTTATGCCTGTGCTCGGCGAAGTAAAGATTATTAGTCAAGATTTACTTGAACTTAAAAATAATTTGATCAAAGAATTTAAAAAAAAATTATAG
- a CDS encoding FAD-dependent thymidylate synthase yields MSIEKEFENLQPKMVNALNDILGKPFKVLDDGFVRVVDYMGSDQSIVQAARVSYGAGTKQVSQDRGLIRYLMRHYHSTPFEMCEIKFHVRVPMDTWRQWIRHRTANVNEYSTRYSIAIDQFSKTNENDWRLQSTSNKQGSEGFLSAEDGRELSLEENKLHSEIWNIYNSRIEKGIAREQARKDLPLSTYTEAYWKIDLHNLLHFLRLRMDKHAQLEIRRYAETIGNEIVKKWVPLAWEAFEDYRLNSQSFSGIELELLGLISNNKNEQAVLKAKEAGWLNVKNGKIISNMERWEFEEKLKKLELKAPW; encoded by the coding sequence ATGAGCATCGAAAAAGAATTTGAAAATCTGCAGCCTAAAATGGTAAATGCCTTAAACGATATTTTAGGAAAACCATTTAAAGTTTTAGATGATGGATTTGTAAGAGTTGTTGACTATATGGGTTCGGATCAATCTATTGTTCAAGCTGCGCGAGTTTCTTATGGCGCGGGAACTAAACAAGTTAGTCAGGATAGAGGATTGATACGATATTTGATGCGTCATTATCATTCAACTCCATTTGAAATGTGTGAAATTAAATTTCATGTACGCGTTCCAATGGATACTTGGCGTCAATGGATAAGACACAGAACCGCAAACGTTAATGAATATTCAACCAGATACTCAATTGCAATCGATCAATTTTCTAAAACAAATGAAAATGATTGGAGACTCCAATCAACATCAAACAAACAAGGAAGCGAAGGATTTTTATCTGCTGAAGATGGAAGAGAACTTTCTTTAGAAGAGAATAAACTTCACAGCGAAATTTGGAATATTTATAATAGCCGAATTGAAAAAGGAATTGCCAGGGAACAAGCCCGAAAGGATTTGCCTCTTTCAACTTACACAGAAGCTTACTGGAAAATTGACCTACATAATTTATTGCATTTCCTCCGCTTAAGAATGGATAAGCACGCTCAATTAGAAATTAGAAGATATGCCGAAACAATTGGCAATGAAATTGTAAAAAAATGGGTTCCGCTTGCTTGGGAAGCGTTTGAAGATTACCGTTTAAATTCGCAATCTTTTTCGGGAATTGAACTTGAATTGCTTGGATTGATCTCAAATAATAAAAATGAGCAGGCAGTTTTGAAAGCTAAAGAAGCCGGATGGCTGAATGTGAAAAACGGAAAAATTATAAGCAATATGGAACGTTGGGAATTTGAAGAGAAATTGAAAAAGCTTGAATTAAAAGCGCCGTGGTAG
- a CDS encoding dihydrofolate reductase, with protein MVDSKKRLKKILIAAVSKNGIIGNEGKIPWHSKEELNHFKNTTLNSTVIFGRKTFLSLKRPLKNRTNIIISRTHKLNSTKDILVFPSLKNAYRYLIKKETDKVFICGGYQLYRSSLKSLDEMIITEMKLTIEGDTKFPKLNYSNWNLVKVNKYKEFDVKFYQRKKIQ; from the coding sequence GTGGTAGATTCAAAAAAAAGATTAAAAAAAATATTAATTGCAGCGGTATCTAAGAATGGAATTATTGGAAACGAAGGGAAAATTCCATGGCATTCCAAAGAAGAATTAAATCATTTTAAAAATACTACATTAAATTCTACAGTAATTTTCGGCAGAAAAACTTTTTTAAGTCTTAAGAGACCATTGAAAAATAGAACCAATATTATAATTTCAAGAACACATAAACTAAATTCAACAAAAGATATATTGGTTTTTCCAAGCCTTAAAAACGCTTACCGTTATTTAATAAAAAAAGAAACTGATAAAGTATTTATTTGCGGAGGTTATCAATTATACAGATCATCTTTAAAAAGTTTAGACGAAATGATAATTACTGAAATGAAATTAACAATCGAAGGCGATACAAAATTTCCCAAACTTAACTATTCAAATTGGAATTTGGTAAAAGTAAATAAATACAAAGAATTTGACGTAAAATTTTATCAACGAAAAAAGATTCAATAA
- the mutL gene encoding DNA mismatch repair endonuclease MutL, with protein MKNNVINILPDFIANKIAAGEVVQRPESVLKELMENSIDAGAKNIEVFIKRAGSVLVQVIDDGIGMNEKDAVLSIKRHATSKINSIEDLNNINTFGFRGEALSSIAAVSIFELKTEMKENEIGVFVKVENDELKIEKGSFPKGTSISVKNLFYNTPARRNFLKSYATELKHLLDTFKKISLSNPSIGFKLWNDDEMIFDFKISDLDERMSAVFADNILDGVIKVEEITEFITVKGYVSKPTYLTKSKSDQYLYINKRFVVNKSINHAVFNAYDDLLEKGDYPFFVLFIDLDPKKIDVNVHPSKLEVKFENEKDIYNFIRAVVKKGLGQYDLIPNIELGEKNSGTFIKNNYENPSNKNDFSDRPAFITQTGFKNEKPKTYSDSEIDLLFNSLNTNIKNSVIIENSDHPFEEKIQQVYHSPSSSNTDDLPKGDTTFIVALHNKYILTPIKTGLMIIDAHVAHERILYEKAINSFEANLPFTQQLLFAQTIQLDPADYLLVKELEPHLIKLGFALKFFSKNVIVIEGVPSDINVGSEVETFLDILNEYKTNEIEKHLEQKDNLAKSFSCKAAIKAGDKLNEREMRILIDQLFATSMPYVCPHGRPVIVKIPLTEFDKRFGRT; from the coding sequence ATGAAAAATAACGTCATAAATATATTGCCGGATTTCATCGCAAATAAAATTGCCGCCGGCGAAGTTGTTCAAAGACCCGAATCCGTTTTAAAAGAATTAATGGAAAACTCCATTGATGCCGGCGCTAAAAATATTGAAGTATTTATTAAAAGAGCCGGTTCTGTTCTTGTGCAGGTAATTGATGACGGAATTGGTATGAATGAAAAGGACGCTGTATTAAGTATAAAAAGACACGCGACCAGTAAAATAAATTCGATTGAAGATCTTAATAATATCAACACATTTGGTTTTCGAGGCGAAGCTTTAAGTTCAATTGCCGCCGTTAGTATTTTTGAACTAAAAACCGAAATGAAGGAAAATGAAATCGGAGTTTTCGTAAAAGTTGAAAACGATGAGTTGAAAATTGAAAAAGGAAGTTTTCCAAAAGGCACTTCAATTTCCGTAAAAAATTTATTTTATAATACACCCGCCAGAAGAAATTTTTTAAAATCATACGCAACGGAACTGAAACATTTATTAGATACATTTAAAAAGATATCTCTCAGTAACCCTTCTATTGGTTTTAAGTTATGGAATGATGACGAAATGATTTTTGATTTTAAAATATCAGATTTGGATGAAAGAATGTCTGCGGTTTTTGCTGATAATATTTTAGACGGCGTAATTAAAGTGGAAGAGATTACTGAATTCATAACAGTAAAAGGTTATGTTTCAAAACCGACTTATTTAACCAAAAGTAAAAGCGACCAATATCTTTATATAAATAAAAGATTTGTTGTTAATAAATCGATAAATCACGCCGTTTTTAATGCTTATGATGATCTTTTGGAAAAAGGAGATTATCCGTTTTTCGTTCTTTTTATTGATTTGGATCCGAAGAAAATTGACGTAAATGTCCATCCTTCAAAGCTGGAAGTAAAATTTGAAAATGAAAAGGATATTTATAATTTCATTAGAGCCGTTGTAAAAAAAGGATTAGGACAATATGATTTAATTCCAAACATTGAATTGGGAGAAAAAAACAGCGGTACTTTTATTAAAAATAATTATGAAAATCCGAGCAATAAAAATGATTTTAGCGATCGACCGGCATTTATTACACAAACGGGATTTAAAAATGAAAAACCAAAGACATACAGCGATTCGGAAATTGATTTATTGTTTAACTCACTAAACACAAATATAAAAAATTCAGTTATCATTGAAAATTCCGATCATCCGTTTGAAGAAAAAATTCAGCAGGTTTATCATTCTCCATCAAGTTCAAACACAGATGATCTTCCGAAAGGAGATACGACTTTTATTGTAGCTCTTCATAATAAATATATTTTAACACCAATAAAAACCGGACTAATGATAATTGACGCTCACGTTGCGCATGAAAGAATTTTGTATGAAAAGGCAATAAACTCATTTGAAGCGAACTTACCTTTTACGCAGCAGCTTCTTTTTGCTCAAACAATTCAGCTTGATCCGGCAGATTATTTATTGGTTAAGGAACTTGAACCTCATTTAATAAAATTAGGTTTTGCGTTAAAATTCTTTTCAAAAAATGTTATTGTAATTGAAGGAGTTCCTTCGGATATAAATGTAGGTTCGGAGGTTGAAACATTTTTAGATATTCTGAACGAATATAAAACAAACGAAATTGAAAAACATTTAGAACAGAAAGATAACTTAGCAAAATCATTTTCTTGCAAAGCTGCAATTAAAGCCGGTGATAAACTTAATGAAAGGGAAATGAGGATTTTAATAGATCAGCTTTTTGCAACTTCAATGCCGTATGTATGTCCTCATGGCAGACCAGTTATTGTTAAAATTCCATTAACTGAATTTGACAAAAGATTCGGAAGAACTTAA
- a CDS encoding methylmalonyl-CoA mutase family protein, protein MDKNFSDAKLKFENNFNEAKKVNYKYTTVSGEKINPLYTPEDIENHNFIDSIGFPGQYPYTRGIHSTGYRGKLWTMRQFAGFGSPEDTNERFKYLLSHGQTGLSVAFDLPTLMGYDSDHEMSIGEVGICGVAVSSLKDMEILFDGIPLEKVSTSMTINSPAAIIYAFYLAVAKQQGLKFDQLRGTLQNDILKEYIAQKEFIFPPKPSMRIITDMIEFSAKEVPQFNPVSVSGYHIREAGATAAQELAYTLADGFAYIEDALERGMDIDEFAPRISFFFNSHLDFFEEIAKYRAARRIYARHMKEKYKAKNPRSWWLRFHTQTAGCTLTAQQPENNIVRTALQALSAVLGGTQSLHTNSMDETLALPSEKAVKIALRTQQILAYETGVINTVDPLGGSYFIESLTDKMEEDAEKIFKEIESLGGVINAIDAGYFQKEISQSAYKYQIELDKKEKVIVGVNEFVEKDEKIDIPILQISEEVEQKQKERLIKLKEQRNKIKVEECLNELDHAARNNINLMPVLVKSAENYVTLGEMIEVLKVPFGIYEEAIVF, encoded by the coding sequence TTGGATAAAAATTTTTCAGACGCAAAGTTAAAATTTGAAAATAATTTTAACGAAGCTAAAAAAGTCAATTATAAATACACAACCGTTTCGGGAGAAAAAATAAATCCGCTTTATACTCCGGAAGATATTGAAAATCATAATTTTATTGATAGTATAGGTTTTCCCGGGCAATATCCTTATACACGAGGAATTCATTCGACCGGATACAGAGGTAAATTATGGACAATGAGGCAGTTTGCTGGATTTGGCTCGCCGGAAGACACGAACGAAAGATTCAAGTATTTACTTTCCCATGGTCAAACCGGATTGTCAGTTGCGTTCGATTTACCAACTTTAATGGGTTATGACTCAGATCATGAAATGAGCATTGGCGAAGTTGGTATTTGCGGAGTTGCCGTTTCTTCGCTAAAAGATATGGAAATTTTATTTGATGGAATTCCATTGGAAAAAGTTTCTACATCAATGACAATAAATTCGCCCGCGGCAATTATTTACGCTTTTTATCTTGCAGTTGCAAAGCAGCAGGGACTAAAATTCGATCAATTAAGAGGCACACTTCAAAACGATATTCTAAAAGAATATATTGCGCAAAAGGAATTTATTTTTCCGCCAAAACCTTCCATGAGAATTATTACGGACATGATAGAATTTTCAGCAAAAGAAGTACCGCAATTCAATCCGGTTTCAGTCAGCGGATATCATATTAGAGAAGCCGGAGCAACTGCGGCGCAAGAATTAGCTTATACTTTAGCTGATGGATTTGCGTATATTGAAGACGCTCTTGAAAGAGGCATGGACATTGATGAATTCGCGCCGCGAATTTCTTTTTTCTTTAATTCGCATTTGGATTTTTTTGAAGAAATTGCAAAATATAGAGCGGCAAGAAGAATTTATGCAAGACACATGAAGGAAAAGTATAAAGCTAAAAATCCTCGCTCTTGGTGGTTAAGATTCCACACACAAACTGCGGGCTGTACTTTAACCGCACAGCAGCCGGAAAATAATATAGTGCGAACCGCACTTCAAGCATTGTCTGCTGTTTTAGGCGGTACACAATCTCTTCACACAAATTCTATGGATGAAACTCTTGCGCTGCCGAGTGAAAAAGCCGTTAAAATTGCCTTAAGAACTCAACAAATTTTGGCTTATGAAACCGGAGTTATAAATACCGTTGATCCTTTAGGCGGAAGTTATTTTATTGAATCTTTGACGGATAAAATGGAAGAAGACGCGGAAAAAATATTTAAAGAAATTGAATCTTTGGGCGGAGTAATTAACGCAATTGACGCCGGTTATTTTCAAAAAGAAATTTCGCAAAGCGCTTATAAGTATCAAATTGAATTGGATAAAAAAGAAAAAGTAATTGTTGGGGTAAATGAATTTGTTGAGAAAGATGAAAAAATTGATATTCCAATTTTACAAATTTCAGAAGAAGTTGAGCAGAAGCAAAAAGAAAGACTAATAAAATTAAAAGAACAACGAAATAAGATTAAAGTAGAAGAATGCTTAAATGAACTTGATCATGCCGCAAGGAATAATATAAATCTTATGCCAGTTCTCGTTAAATCCGCTGAAAATTATGTAACTTTGGGAGAAATGATTGAAGTGTTAAAGGTTCCTTTTGGAATTTACGAAGAAGCAATTGTATTTTAA
- a CDS encoding HlyC/CorC family transporter, with protein sequence MTYEFLGLIFLLVLSGFFSSAELAFIVSNKLKIELLARKKNIAAKYAFNFINNPQTFFSTILISNNVVNIAFASLITIFLTKINFSEASVLLISTLLLLIFGEMIPKYIGRELSDFLLLMASIPLKIISIVLYPFVKLTDSISLLLTRNNDVSGEVAEIIHKDEIHSLIVEGSEVGKVDEEDSDIIKNIIDLAEQKVYEAMTPRTEIVGVSIDLPINEVIEVFIESGYSKLQVYEDNLDNIKGVINVFDMFNNPKNLESILREVLFVPETKKSLDMLSEFLEKRISFTVVVDEFGGTAGILTVEDLIEEMFGEIRDEYDEDPDVCKKIDDKTFVLSGRIEIDGLNEEYELDIPEGDYETIAGFITSHIGRIPVKGEKIKIENFDFVILHSTKIKINLVKMFVIPKPKENIL encoded by the coding sequence ATGACATACGAATTTTTAGGATTAATTTTCCTGCTTGTGTTAAGCGGATTTTTTTCATCTGCTGAACTTGCGTTTATTGTATCTAATAAACTTAAAATTGAATTATTGGCTCGTAAAAAAAATATCGCCGCAAAATATGCTTTTAATTTTATAAACAATCCGCAGACATTTTTCTCAACAATTTTAATTTCAAACAATGTTGTTAATATTGCCTTTGCGTCACTCATTACAATTTTCCTTACAAAAATCAATTTCAGCGAAGCGAGTGTTCTTTTAATTTCAACATTACTTCTTTTAATTTTTGGTGAAATGATTCCAAAATATATTGGTCGCGAACTTTCTGATTTTTTACTTTTAATGGCCTCAATTCCGCTAAAGATAATATCAATAGTTCTTTATCCATTTGTGAAATTAACAGATTCAATTTCTTTATTGCTTACAAGAAACAATGATGTCTCAGGAGAAGTTGCTGAAATTATTCACAAAGATGAAATTCATTCATTAATAGTTGAAGGTTCTGAAGTTGGTAAGGTTGATGAAGAAGATTCGGATATAATTAAAAATATAATTGATTTAGCCGAACAAAAAGTTTATGAAGCAATGACGCCCAGAACTGAAATAGTCGGTGTAAGCATTGATCTTCCGATTAATGAAGTTATAGAAGTTTTTATAGAATCCGGTTATTCTAAACTTCAAGTATATGAAGATAATTTGGATAATATTAAAGGCGTAATAAATGTATTTGATATGTTCAATAATCCAAAAAATCTCGAATCGATTTTAAGGGAAGTTTTATTTGTACCTGAGACCAAAAAAAGTCTGGATATGCTGAGCGAATTTTTGGAAAAAAGAATATCATTTACCGTTGTTGTTGATGAATTTGGCGGAACAGCCGGAATATTAACTGTTGAAGATCTTATTGAGGAAATGTTTGGTGAAATCCGCGATGAGTATGATGAAGATCCCGATGTTTGTAAAAAGATTGACGATAAGACTTTTGTATTGAGCGGAAGAATTGAAATTGACGGATTGAATGAAGAATACGAATTGGATATTCCGGAAGGTGATTATGAAACAATTGCCGGATTTATCACTTCACATATAGGTAGAATTCCGGTGAAAGGTGAAAAAATTAAAATCGAAAATTTTGATTTTGTAATTCTGCATTCTACCAAAATTAAAATAAATTTGGTAAAAATGTTTGTAATTCCAAAACCGAAAGAAAATATATTATAA
- a CDS encoding DMT family transporter, producing MNKLAPLFIIIAAMLWGFDGIVLRPELYTLPVVLVVFIESTITAIYLSPLLFKNFITLKKLQTADWLSFFGVALFGGALGSLCITKALFYVNFVNLSIVILIQKLQPIFALTLAAVILKEKLSAKFFYWATLAIIGTYIMTFGFKIPELNMDNKNLLAALYSVFAAFSFGFSTVLSKRALKNVNFELGTYLRFGISSIIMIVFVITFGELSSISLVSTKQWWIFLLIAFSTGGPAIFLYYYGLKNITASSSTILELAFPMTAIILEYILHNNILNFVQWIGVAILIFSITNVIKLNNNANKV from the coding sequence ATGAACAAACTCGCGCCCCTCTTTATTATTATTGCCGCAATGCTTTGGGGATTTGACGGAATAGTTTTAAGACCCGAATTATATACGCTGCCGGTTGTGTTGGTAGTCTTTATTGAAAGCACAATAACCGCAATATATCTTTCTCCGCTATTATTCAAAAATTTTATTACATTGAAAAAATTACAAACAGCAGATTGGCTGTCTTTTTTCGGAGTTGCTTTATTTGGCGGCGCGCTTGGCAGCTTATGCATTACTAAGGCTCTTTTTTATGTTAATTTTGTCAACCTTTCAATCGTAATATTAATCCAAAAATTACAGCCTATTTTTGCGTTAACTTTAGCTGCAGTTATTCTAAAAGAAAAACTATCGGCAAAATTCTTTTATTGGGCGACTCTAGCAATTATCGGCACATATATCATGACTTTCGGATTTAAAATTCCTGAACTCAATATGGACAATAAAAATTTGTTGGCTGCTTTGTATTCAGTATTTGCAGCATTTAGTTTTGGATTTTCTACGGTTTTAAGCAAAAGGGCTTTGAAGAATGTCAATTTTGAATTGGGTACTTATTTGCGTTTCGGAATTTCAAGCATTATTATGATCGTTTTTGTTATAACATTTGGAGAATTAAGTTCTATAAGTCTTGTATCAACTAAACAATGGTGGATATTTTTACTAATTGCGTTTTCAACCGGCGGACCGGCAATATTTTTATATTATTACGGTTTAAAAAACATTACGGCATCTTCATCAACAATTTTGGAATTGGCTTTTCCAATGACTGCCATAATTTTGGAATATATTTTGCACAATAATATTTTAAATTTTGTTCAATGGATTGGGGTTGCAATTTTAATTTTCAGTATAACGAATGTGATTAAATTAAATAATAATGCGAATAAAGTTTAA